From the genome of Bombus pascuorum chromosome 2, iyBomPasc1.1, whole genome shotgun sequence, one region includes:
- the LOC132916379 gene encoding large ribosomal subunit protein eL38, producing MPREIKEIKDFLLKARRKDAKSVKIKKNADNVKFKVRCSRFLYTLVITDKEKAEKLKQSLPPGLQVKEVKRSERM from the exons ATg CCGCGAGAAATCAAAGAAATCAAAGATTTTCTCTTAAAAGCCAGAAGGAAAGATGCAAAAT CTGTGAAAATCAAGAAGAATGCGGACAATGTTAAGTTTAAAGTTCGCTGTTCACGATTTCTGTACACTCTTGTCATTACAGACAAAGAAAAGGCAGAAAAATTGAAGCAATCTTTACCTCCAG gTCTTCAGGTAAAGGAAGTAAAAAGAAGTGAACGTATGTAA
- the LOC132916377 gene encoding uncharacterized protein LOC132916377, producing the protein MSNAIKIGIDQILQVNSKIKNSSICNSDKINTVNRDKLKELKSQINLNEHNAYLKKMQKRMKSSIDILRYEIKEAKEKILKTDKNFIGTSLMKNNCKNSIIEQTILKQLICNNHICISSDNTSEISETYDELGILFSQYIKLQTQLCQRKYCPLKRYLKHKVQHTTRKCQTKFNYSRIYPYDQRPTCNNGNICIDTYDELKLMCTTPTKRKDIYQCMFKRRKHILNQPCIISNQNFATVE; encoded by the coding sequence ATGTCTAATGCAATTAAAATAGGAATTGATCAAATACTACAAGTTAactcaaaaataaaaaatagttctATATGTAAttcagataaaattaatacagttaatagagataaattaaaagaactgAAATCACAAATAAACTTGAATGAACATAATGCATATCTTAAAAAAAtgcagaaaagaatgaaatcaTCCATAGATATACtaagatatgaaataaaagaagctaaagaaaaaatattgaaaacagATAAGAATTTCATTGGTACTTCattgatgaaaaataattgtaaaaattccattatagAACAAACTATactaaaacaattaatttgtaataatcatatttgtatTTCATCAGATAACACATCAGAAATATCTGAAACCTATGATGAATTGGGAATATTGTTCTCACAATATATCAAACTTCAAACTCAGCTGTGTCAAAGAAAGTATTGTCCTTTAAAGAGATATTTGAAACACAAAGTACAACACACTACAAGAAAATgtcaaacaaaatttaattattctcgcATATATCCTTATGACCAGAGACCAACATGCAATAatggaaatatatgtatagacaCATATGATGAACTAAAGTTGATGTGTACTACTCCAACAAAAAGAAAGGATATTTACCAATGCATGTTTAAAAGGCGGAAACACATTTTAAATCAACCATGCATCATATCTAATCAAAATTTTGCAACTGTTGAATAA
- the LOC132916376 gene encoding chromobox protein homolog 5-like: MRRLSMKTKRSKSETSESSIEENGVRRLSISDNNDEMKKGKENKNTESPRKSTAKKRSSRSRHNQKETTEDSTVKPEVEDTQAVDTEEENKNVGKAGPSKRLKKEGSSLTKQEGNNEKEYEVEKIVGQRTIKGRRQFLVRWKGYDADSDTWEQEKDLNCLELIEEFLTENTENEEDPKSKQLDNSAKSPKVKAVKVDKKSKKLKNNVKKQTENGKQIVTSDEEKSGKDDQKEFEVEKIIEVHFKKNKTREFLIRWKGFTSADDTWEPEENLNCPELITKFMQKVEKAKTTEARELRANRPHTKRYTLTTHESGRRLSRRNMDKQRATYHECDE; this comes from the exons ATGCGTAGATTGAGTATGAAAACCAAGCGTAGCAAATCTGAAACTAGTGAGAGCAGTATCGAGGAAAATGGCGTCCGACGTTTAAGCATATCCGACAACAACGACGAAATGAAAAAGGGAAAGGAGAATAAGAATACAGAATCGCCACGCAAAAGTACAGCGAAAAAACGTTCATCTCGCAGTCGTCATAATCAAAAAGAAACAACTGAGGATTCTACCGTGAAGCCTGAAGTAGAAGATACTCAAGCTGTAGatacagaagaagaaaataagaatgtCGGGAAGGCTGGACCTAGCAAGAGACTTAAAAAAGAGGGATCCTCCTTAACAAAACAGGAAGGAAACAATGAAAAAGAGTATGAG GTAGAAAAAATTGTGGGTCAACGTACAATCAAAGGTCGGCGTCAATTTTTAGTCAGATGGAAGGGATATGATGCAGATTCTGATACATGGGAACAAGAAAAAGATCTAAACTGTTTAGAATTAATAGAAGAGTTTTTAACTGAAAATACTGAAAATGAAGAAGACCCTAAATCTAAGCAGTTAGATAATTCTGCAAAGTCACCTAAAGTTAAAGCTGTAAAAGTGGACAAAAAATCTAAAAAGCTTAAAAATAATGTCAAAAAACAAACAGAAAATG gTAAACAAATAGTAACATCAGATGAagaaaaaagtggaaaagaTGATCAAAAAGAATTTGAAGTGGAAAAGATTATAGaagtacattttaaaaagaataaaacaagagaatttttaattcgctGGAAAGGATTTACATCAGCGGATGATACATGGGAACCAGAAGAAAACTTAAATTGTCCAGAACTAATCACTAAGTTTATgcaaaaagtagaaaaagctAAAACTACAGAAGCACGTGAACTTAGAGCAAATCGTCCTCATACGAAAAGATATACACTGACTACACATGAGTCTGGAAGAAGACTATCTCGACGAAATATGGACAAACAAAG AGCTACTTATCACGAATGCGATGAATAA